The following coding sequences are from one Methanobrevibacter arboriphilus JCM 13429 = DSM 1125 window:
- a CDS encoding AIR synthase-related protein — protein sequence MDIEGFVRDKLAKQDNSTNKSEKSLENLLANIIMEYKDITHENAILMAQSVIDEVQTTLKIEKSNDLFLKDIINIPKSEIAMGEMGVGSRGAGDFFVHRKIAEIVASTKSSSLVNPEAQDDGGVVKSPVSGSKDDEDVYITTAVDGIHSRLSEYPFLGGFHVARASLRDVCVMGAEPVAIISDLHLADDGDVGKLFDFTAGVATVSELIDVPIVAGSTLRVGGDMVLGDRLVSAVGSIGVSKYPPTARKRAESGDVILLTEGSGGGTITTTAIYNGFFDVVWETMDIGFIKASNALVKDDLVKDVHAMTDVTNGGLRGDAHEISSTTGLGLEFYQDNIRNMVTPKVLSMLETLEIDPLGVSIDSLMIVAPEDVAKKVKNSVKSVGVKIAEIGTVDNTGVPRMISSDGKEEILEPLFREAAYTKIKKLVGETTPEDFEIMKEKVQKAADNSIKKKEKVIDYIKNNP from the coding sequence ATGGATATAGAAGGATTTGTACGGGATAAATTAGCTAAACAAGATAATTCAACAAATAAAAGTGAAAAATCTCTTGAAAACCTATTAGCTAATATAATAATGGAATATAAGGATATAACTCATGAAAACGCGATTTTAATGGCTCAAAGTGTTATTGATGAAGTTCAAACTACTTTAAAAATTGAAAAATCTAATGATTTATTTCTAAAAGACATTATTAATATTCCTAAATCAGAAATTGCAATGGGTGAAATGGGGGTTGGTTCTAGAGGAGCTGGTGATTTTTTTGTTCATAGAAAAATAGCTGAAATTGTAGCTAGTACAAAATCTTCTTCTCTTGTAAACCCTGAAGCCCAGGACGATGGAGGTGTTGTCAAATCTCCAGTATCTGGATCTAAAGATGATGAAGATGTTTATATTACTACTGCTGTTGATGGAATTCATTCTCGTCTCAGTGAATATCCATTTCTTGGAGGTTTTCATGTAGCTAGAGCATCTTTAAGAGATGTTTGTGTTATGGGTGCAGAACCAGTAGCTATAATAAGTGATCTTCATTTAGCTGATGATGGTGATGTTGGTAAATTATTTGATTTTACAGCAGGAGTAGCTACAGTTTCTGAACTAATAGATGTTCCTATTGTCGCTGGAAGCACTCTTCGTGTTGGAGGAGATATGGTGCTTGGAGATAGGCTTGTTAGTGCTGTAGGTTCTATAGGAGTTTCAAAATATCCTCCAACAGCTAGAAAAAGAGCTGAATCAGGTGATGTAATACTTCTTACAGAAGGTTCTGGTGGAGGAACTATCACAACAACAGCTATTTATAATGGCTTTTTTGATGTTGTTTGGGAAACTATGGATATTGGTTTTATTAAAGCTTCTAATGCTCTTGTTAAAGATGATTTAGTTAAAGATGTTCATGCTATGACTGATGTTACAAATGGTGGTCTTAGAGGAGATGCTCATGAGATTTCATCTACAACAGGATTGGGATTAGAGTTTTATCAAGATAATATTAGAAACATGGTCACTCCAAAGGTTCTTAGTATGCTTGAAACATTAGAAATAGATCCTCTTGGTGTTTCAATTGATTCATTGATGATAGTTGCTCCTGAAGATGTAGCTAAAAAAGTAAAAAATTCTGTAAAGTCTGTTGGAGTTAAAATTGCTGAAATTGGTACTGTAGATAATACTGGTGTTCCAAGAATGATAAGTTCTGATGGAAAAGAAGAAATTCTTGAACCACTTTTTAGAGAGGCAGCATATACAAAAATTAAAAAATTAGTAGGTGAAACAACTCCAGAAGATTTTGAAATAATGAAAGAAAAAGTTCAAAAAGCAGCTGATAATTCAATTAAGAAAAAAGAGAAAGTCATCGATTATATAAAAAATAATCCTTAG